The Nodularia sp. LEGE 06071 DNA window TGCCATCAGGAAACCCAGAGATGATATTTCTTTGAGCTAAAGCCTGAATAAATGGACTTGCCCAATAATCTGAACTAATGTCAGACAAGTTAGCCGCTGAACCAGGCGAGGGAGTACTCGGAACGCTCATTTGAGCCGAAACTATCATGGGATTGATTGTGGCAAATGTTATACTCAACGCCAACAAAGTTGTACTTACTGATGAGTAACGCCAGAAATTAATCATGAAAATATCCTCCTAAAAAATTTCCAAATTATTGTATATAAGTCTGAGTAGACAAGGGTAGACACACGAGTTTTTGGTTGATCTCAATATTCCCAGTAGGAAGGCAGGATTTAAATTATTGAGAGTTAGAACTTTTGAAGACATGATCATTTGCTCATAAAACACCCCGATAAATTTGTCATTTCTTTGATAGTGGCAAATTAGCATAATCTGAGGCATTTAATCGCCATTTTGCCAAAATAACTGAATAAGGCTAATACCACTAAACTGATCCAGTATGGTATCCAAATAGTATTAAAAAGAAATGATTTTCCCTCAAGATACCGTAAATAATCTCAGATTTAACTCAATTACACAACTAGCTTAAGGTCAAACTGTTATTTTATTTATCTTCCTCTGGATAGTTGACTACAATTAAAAAATATTATTATCCAAAAATTACCAGCAAATTCAGATAGTGTTTTTATTTAGTTCAATTATCTTAGCTCCAGTAGGACTTATTTTTGAGGTTTTAATAGCCGGTAGAATTCGGGTATTTGAGCTTCTCGGTAAATACTATATTCTGTCAATACTATATATAGCAATTATATTTAATTGCTCACAATTACCAAATATCCCCAAACCAGTTTATTGAAGAAACCTGGATATTAATTCTTACGAATGATTGAGAATTGCTATGGACTGATTTAACCGACTTAATTTTGTGATGTCATTCACTACACAATTTTCTGGGTTCTCTAGTGGCAAAATATTTTGATACAATACACAATTTCCGGTAAGCTAATGACGAGGCTCAGTTTATACTTACTGAACTCTGAGGACAAGCACCAAATTCGTGCCAATTTGTATCACATCCTAATGTAGCGACAAAAATTCAGTCTTAAGGGCGGTAATGCAAACCAAAAAAAAATTAGACCAATTATGGATTGTACGCTGTTTTGCCGCATTGCTACTCTTTGGTCAAGTACTGCTGCATTTACTCCAAGGAAAAACTTACTACCGGAAAATTTTGCAACACATGGTAACCGCCGGGCCGGCTTCGGTGTCCCCGGTTATCCTGGTCAGTGGGTTTTCGGGGATGATTTTTACTATTCAAACTGCTAGAGAATTAACCAGATTTGGGGCATTAGATGCGGTAGGGGGTGCTTTTGCTGTGGCTTTTTGCAGAGAATTAGCGCCACTTTTGACCGCTAGTATTATTGCCGGACAAGTCGGTTCGGCTTTTGCCGCAGAAATAGGTGCTATGCGAGTTACAGAGCAAATTGATGCACTTTATATGCTGAGAACAAATCCGATTGATTACTTAGTGCTTCCTAGAGTCATTGCTTGCATTTTAATGATGCCAATTATGATGATTTTTGCTTTAGTTATGGGCATCACTGGCGGTGTTTTTGCTGCATCACAATTTTACAATATTGATCCTGAAGCTTTTTTGGAGTCTGTGAGAACTTTTTTAGAACTATCAGATTTACTTATGGTTTTAGTAAAGGGAGTGGTTTTTGGAGCTATAGTTGGGATCAATGGCTGTAGTTGGGGACTAACTACCAAAGGAGGCGCGAAAGAAGTTGGAGAATCAGCAACAACAGCAGTTGTTAGTACTTGGGTATTAATTTTTATGATGGACTTTTTTCTTTCTGTGTTGATGTTCGATAAACCGATACTTTAAGGAGAGTGTCAAATTAGAGGTGACTGTGCTAAAACATAAAAATGCTATAATCGGCTTTTTATCAGCTATATCTCATCATTTACAAACAAGGTTTATTCTGAGAATATAACTAATTATCACATAAAAAAAGTATCAAATTGTACTTCAAATATTTTTCTGTAGCAATTAGTTCAATTAAAAATAATGGCGAAAATGACAATTTAACGAGCCATGAATAAATTTGATTGCTATATTGTACTAAATAAGTAATTTGGTGAGGATGGGGAAAGCTGTGCGTAATGATTTACATGGCTTAGATATTAGTCAGAAAGAATTGCGGAAGTTGACTAATTTACCTGTTAAAGATGAATTAATTATTATTAGCAATCCTTTAAAAAGAATTGGCAAAAGGATGATAGCTAAAGTTAAGGGTTCTGAGGGAGCTACTGTAGTTTTTATTAGTTGTTCTATATTTGTTTTTAGTTATTTGCTGTTTGACATCGTTATTAGAGTGTTTGCTACATGGATGACAATTCCATCTTGGTTGTTGTTAATAATATTATCTTTCTGGGGTGGAGGTGTCACCCAAATTGTTTTGTATTTATTATGGTGGAAAAAGCGGAAAATAGTTGAAGATCACATGACAAATTCTTTAGACATCCTTTTAAATGATGTTGATAGATATAATGCGGTGATCAAAGCCATAGATATCAATGATCAAATTGAAGCTGCTGGTAACCCAGGAGTAGTTCTTCAGGAAAGAGAAAGAGTGATCGAAGCCCTGAGACTCACCAGAAATGATTTAATTCGGGCTTTGAAGACAGAAACAATTTTAAGAGAAAACAAGAGTTTTATTATTAGGAATACAGAGCTATTTGCCAATAATTTAGCTACTTTAACGGCAATGCAAGTTACAGAAGAAGCTAGCGAGCATGGTAGGTTGCTCAATGAAGCTTTGCAAATTGCCTTAGATGTGCAAATTGAAATGAAAAGGCTGCAAACCCTCAGTTAAAACTCATAAATCGTTGCAGATCATGGCTTTTTTCGTCAAGCCCCCCAGGACTGCAATCAACGGTCTAACATAAAGAGGTGTGAATTTAGCGATCGCCTATAGGTATGGACTGGAAAGAAATTAGAGGTAACTGGGTACTGATTCCCCAAAAACCCATCGGGATCATCCATTTTCTGGGAGGTGCTTTTGTGGCTACTGCTCCCCATCTGACTTATCGCTGGTTACTAGAACAACTGGCGGAGCAAGGCTATGTTATTATTGCTACACCCTTTGTAAATACATTGGATCATATTGCGATCGCTAACACTGCATTGCTGAACTTTGAACGCACCAGAGAAAGATTACAAGAGTCTGGGGCATTACGCCAGCTTTATCTGCCTACTTATGGACTAGGGCATAGCATGGGTTGTAAACTTCACTTACTGATTGGGAGTCTGCTAGACGTAGAACGTGCCGGGAATATTTTAATTTCCTTCAACAACTACGCCGCCAAAGAGGCTATCCCCTTAGTAGAACAGATAAATTCTACTTTCCGAGTTGAGTTTACTCCCTCGCCACTAGAAACGAACCAGATGATCCAGGAAAGCTACAATATTCGGCGGAATTTATTAATAAAATTTACCAATGATACCATTGACCAATCCACACCTTTAACCAAAATCTTACAGGCCCGCTTTGCGGAAATGGTCACAGCACAAACCTTACCAGGTAGTCACACTACACCTTTAGGTCAAGATATCAAATGGCAACCAGGAGCATCATTTACTCCCTTAGACGCTTTAGGGCAATGGTTTAGACAAGAAGTTTACCGAGATTTGAACCAGCTCAAACGCGCCATTCTCTTATGGATAAATCCGTTGTCACCTCCATAATATTTGATGATCATTTCTGCATCTGCTAGGTAAGAATTTATCTGTGTTTATCTGTGGTTAATTAATTCTTGGGATTTGGACAAACGCCATGCATCGCGTCTCTACCAGGCGAAAACTGCTATAGGATGATCAATTCAGAATCCTCAGCCGGAAAATTGAGCATATTTTTATTTTTTATTAATTTTAAAATTAGCATTTTCTATGTTTCAAATCCTGGTAATTGATGATGATATTTCTATCCAAACACTCCTGAAAAGGATGTTAGAAAAACAGGGCTATAAGGTAGTTGCTGCTAGTAATGGAGAAGAAGGAATTGCCTTGGCGATCGCTTACCATCCCGCCCTGGTTATTTGTGATTGGATTATGCCGGGATTGAATGGATTAGAAGTCTGTAAGCGCATGAAAACAGACCCGAATTTATCCACTACTTTCTTTATTTTTTTAACATCTTTGGATTCCATCGCTGATCGTGTCAAGGGGCTAGATGCTGGGGCTGATGATTTTATCGCTAAACCTATTGAGCAAAATGAACTGAAAGCCAGAGTCAGAGCCGGATTGCGCTTGCATCAGTTAAGTCAGGATTTACACACCCAAAAGCTGCTCTTAGAAACAGAACTAGCCGAAGCCGCAGAATATGTGCGATCGCTTTTACCTTTACCAGCCACCGAACCCTTCAGGATCAATTCTCGATTCATTCCTTCCCGACAACTCGGCGGCGATTGTTTCGATTACTACTGGCTAGATTCTGACTGTCTAGCTATATACCTGCTAGATGCAGCCGGACATGGACTCAAAGCTGCCCTTCCTTCAATTTCCGTACTAAATCTGTTACGTTCCCGTGCCTTAAAAGGGTTGAATTACTATCAACCGAGTGCTGTACTCAAGGCTTTAAATCAAACCTTCCAAATGAATTACCAAAATGACAAGTATTTTACTATTTGGTATGGAGTTTATAACCGAGTTAATCGGGAATTAATCTATGCAAGCGCAGGTCATCCACCAGCAATATTAGTATCAGGCACATCTCCTAAAAACTCTGCTATTCAACTACTGAGAACACCTGGAATGCCAGTTGGGATGTTTCCCGAAGCCCAATATGTTGATGCGTGTTGCCATATTGATAAATTTAGTAGTCTATATATTTTTAGTGATGGTGCTTACGAAATTACAAAATTGGATGGCACACTTTGGAGTTTGGATGCTTTCATTCAAATACTTGTGAGCTTACAACACACCATTGATCGCCAACTCGATCAGGTATTGAATTATCTGATTGCTTTGAACTCCAAAGAGGCTTTTGATGATGATTTATCAATCCTACAAATTAATTTCGATTAATTATTTTTGAGAAAGTACAGCCTGATTAAACTCATCTTGATTTAAAAATATCTCAAATACCTTATCCATACCCGTTATATCAAATAATATTCTGACTTGTTCATTAATAGAACAAAGAACTAGCCTGGTACCTGCTTCCCGTAAAGTTTTGAAAGCTAATACCAAAGACCCCAAGGCAGAACTATCCATAAATGACACATCTTGACAATCAACTAAAACTATTTTTGCCCCACTTTCTAGTAGTTGAGTAATATGTTGTTCCCGTTCTTGTGAGCTTGTAGTATTGACAATTCCACTTAGTTTTACGACTTTGACTTGTTGATTCATAATACTTATGCCCGGATTGTTTTAAAAAATGTCATGATTTTGTTAGTATTATATACCAACAGGCCTGATTTGGAAAAAGCTAGCCAAATCAAACAGAAATTATTTAATGACTAGTGGTACATCATAAATGCTTGTTTATCAATAAAAAAGTATCAAGGATTTCATTTAAAAAAATTATAAATATTACCTACTTTTAAAAATTCATACAGGAAACTGAGAGGATATTTTCTAGTTTGTCTGATTAGTCCAGAATGTCCGGGTAATTTACTTCATGAACAAAACCCTCAATTAATTTTGAAATTTTCTGTTCTTAGCGCTCTTCTCCTTTCCTCCGGGACGCTTCTAGCTTGGTAGCAGGGGAAACGCATTCGCATTCGCGAACCCTCGATTTTTACAACTGAGATAGGATGGCTATATCTCTTCTGGTAGAAGGAAAACTCGATGGTAATTAATAAATTATTAATAAAGCTTTTGATAATTTAAACTATGAACATCATTGCTTGGATCATTCTGGGTTTGATTGCTGGAGCTATTGCTAAAGCTATTTATCCTGGTCGTCAGGGTGGCGGAATCATTACAACTATGGTTTTGGGTATTGTTGGTGCTGTAATCGGGGGAACTATTGTTACTCTCTTAGAAACCGGAACATTACAATTCACTGCGGCAACTCTCAGTATTCCTGGTATAATTGTCGCCATCCTTGGTGCAATAGTTGCCATCTTTTTATGGGGTTTGCTAACTGGTAGTACCAGCCATTAGTAGGATAGAAAGAATGCTGATGGTGAAAGCCCATTTATTAGGAGTAAACATGAAATACTCCACTTTCTTAACAAGAGTGGAGTCATAAACCAATAATAGATAATTTTATAGATCAACCCAAAATTCTGGGCTAGAAATGTAATAAACTATTACAGCACGGCGTAAATAGGCATACTATTTTAAAAGGCTCTTTGACTTCCGCACAGCGGTACTAGTCTATCAGTTTTTTCACTTCATCTTTAATATTTTCTATGGTGTGAATAACTTGGGATTCAGCCTGTTTAGCTTGGCCTTCGGTCTTATCTTCTGGGTTACCTGTGACTTCACCGACTACTTCTTGTAGCTTGCCTTCAATATTTTTGGCAGTGGCTTCTACTCTTTTTTCAATACTCATATGTGTTTTTTAATGATTTACTATTTCATAGTATACCACTAAAGATTTAGTTGCTCTATCTATCATTGGATACATCCTGGTGTAGGCATTAACCAATATTTGCCTGACAATTATAGTGCGTTACAGGGCGTAACGCACCGCGATCAATCAAGCTGTTAATCAGCTAAACATTCACCTTGGACTTTGACCAAACACCGCTTTCGTCTTCATCAAACTGTTCATGAATAGTTTCCCAAGCCGCTTGTTCAGCGGTGAACTCGTCACTTGTTTGATCTAAGACGGCATTATAGCGATCCATGAATGTCCGTTGAGCTTCTGGAGAAAGATGAGAGCGAACTTCCACAGACAAATCCTCTGGACTGTTACATGGCCCAGTACAAGAATGAGTCAATGTTTTATCAGTTGTGTGAATTTCTTCACCACCACTACTTTCGATCAGCAATTGAAATTCTCCCAGGCGATCGCTTGGGACTTCTGCCATTAAGATAAACTCGCCAGCTTGTAAGCGTGTTTGATAGACTGCGGCTTTGTCTTCCGGCATTCCCCAAGCGGTCAAAGCCGATACTAGTCCAG harbors:
- a CDS encoding GlsB/YeaQ/YmgE family stress response membrane protein, which translates into the protein MNIIAWIILGLIAGAIAKAIYPGRQGGGIITTMVLGIVGAVIGGTIVTLLETGTLQFTAATLSIPGIIVAILGAIVAIFLWGLLTGSTSH
- a CDS encoding PP2C family protein-serine/threonine phosphatase, producing the protein MFQILVIDDDISIQTLLKRMLEKQGYKVVAASNGEEGIALAIAYHPALVICDWIMPGLNGLEVCKRMKTDPNLSTTFFIFLTSLDSIADRVKGLDAGADDFIAKPIEQNELKARVRAGLRLHQLSQDLHTQKLLLETELAEAAEYVRSLLPLPATEPFRINSRFIPSRQLGGDCFDYYWLDSDCLAIYLLDAAGHGLKAALPSISVLNLLRSRALKGLNYYQPSAVLKALNQTFQMNYQNDKYFTIWYGVYNRVNRELIYASAGHPPAILVSGTSPKNSAIQLLRTPGMPVGMFPEAQYVDACCHIDKFSSLYIFSDGAYEITKLDGTLWSLDAFIQILVSLQHTIDRQLDQVLNYLIALNSKEAFDDDLSILQINFD
- a CDS encoding MlaE family ABC transporter permease: MQTKKKLDQLWIVRCFAALLLFGQVLLHLLQGKTYYRKILQHMVTAGPASVSPVILVSGFSGMIFTIQTARELTRFGALDAVGGAFAVAFCRELAPLLTASIIAGQVGSAFAAEIGAMRVTEQIDALYMLRTNPIDYLVLPRVIACILMMPIMMIFALVMGITGGVFAASQFYNIDPEAFLESVRTFLELSDLLMVLVKGVVFGAIVGINGCSWGLTTKGGAKEVGESATTAVVSTWVLIFMMDFFLSVLMFDKPIL
- a CDS encoding DUF1350 family protein; translation: MDWKEIRGNWVLIPQKPIGIIHFLGGAFVATAPHLTYRWLLEQLAEQGYVIIATPFVNTLDHIAIANTALLNFERTRERLQESGALRQLYLPTYGLGHSMGCKLHLLIGSLLDVERAGNILISFNNYAAKEAIPLVEQINSTFRVEFTPSPLETNQMIQESYNIRRNLLIKFTNDTIDQSTPLTKILQARFAEMVTAQTLPGSHTTPLGQDIKWQPGASFTPLDALGQWFRQEVYRDLNQLKRAILLWINPLSPP
- a CDS encoding STAS domain-containing protein translates to MNQQVKVVKLSGIVNTTSSQEREQHITQLLESGAKIVLVDCQDVSFMDSSALGSLVLAFKTLREAGTRLVLCSINEQVRILFDITGMDKVFEIFLNQDEFNQAVLSQK
- a CDS encoding ChaB family protein, with translation MPEVYQAERTISAVFKEQKQIDQVIRRLLDRGVPRDNISIMGKDFQSQTRISGFITKKDVILGGLRTGAIFGSLFGSFLSLLTGVGVLFVPFVGPIVAAGPIGALLLGAASGAIAGSAGAGLVSALTAWGMPEDKAAVYQTRLQAGEFILMAEVPSDRLGEFQLLIESSGGEEIHTTDKTLTHSCTGPCNSPEDLSVEVRSHLSPEAQRTFMDRYNAVLDQTSDEFTAEQAAWETIHEQFDEDESGVWSKSKVNV
- a CDS encoding CsbD family protein, whose protein sequence is MSIEKRVEATAKNIEGKLQEVVGEVTGNPEDKTEGQAKQAESQVIHTIENIKDEVKKLID